The Triticum aestivum cultivar Chinese Spring chromosome 4B, IWGSC CS RefSeq v2.1, whole genome shotgun sequence sequence TCACGGTGCTCTCTTCTCGGGTGCTTTTGTGCAACAAGAGCTATGTTGTAAAATAGTTCTGTAGCAAGAGCTATGTTGCGAAAATTTTGTAAAAAAATTCTGGAACAAGGCCTTTGTTACAAAAAATATTCTACAACAGAATCTATGTTGTGAAAAAAAATTGCAGCAACATCTCTGTTGCAAAACTTTTCTGCAACTAGACTAATATTACAAAAACAAATTCTGCAACAAGACTTGTGTTGCAATGATTGAGACGCCGCTCGATGCGCTAGATCTAACGGCTCGCGGCGCGGTTAATCTTTTAAAAGATCAGCCTGCGGACGCGTAAGACGGCCCTTTTGATAGACTCAACCTTAATACAAATTCATACAAAGTTGAGAGACTTTTTTTAAGGCAAAATTGAGACACTTACTTTGATACGGAGTGAGTACTAGTTGTCACTAGATCGATTTGAGATCGACAACATAGTGAGTACGACTTGCTACTGGCCAAGCGATACGTTCAACAGTTCGACACTAGATTCTTCCTTCTAGCTACATGCGGCGTCCCTTGTCAGCGATCGATCGATCAAGCGCAGCTAAAAATTCGCCGACTCCATGCATCTTTCTTTCACCATCATCCATCAGGCACACGGTTGATTACTCTCAATTCACCTTTTAATCAAGCACCTGCGTGCCTCCTCTTGATCCTGGCCCTGAAGCCGTTCTTGATGTGGAGGATGATGGAGATCTTGGGCTCCACGACCTGCccggccaccgcctccacctcgaAGTTCCTCACCACGGCGGCCGCCACCGCCTTGAGCTGCACCAACGCCATGTCCTTGCCGAGGCACGTCCGCGGGCCGGAGTTGAAGGACACGAACTTGTACGACGGCACGTACCGCGGCTTGCCGTCCTCCCCGATCCACCGCTCCGGCCGGAACTCCCGGCAGTCCTTGCCCCACACCGCCTCCATCCTCCCCATCGCGTACAGCGACACCATCACCTTCTCCCCCGGCCGCACCTCGTGCCCGCTCGGCAGCGCCTCAGCGGCCACCACGCCCTTGTGCTCCATCGGCACCGGCGGGTACAGCCGGAGCGACTCGCACAGCGCCGCGTGCAGGTACACCAGCCGCCCCAGCTCGTCCGGGTCGTAGGTCACCATGCCGtccggggtggtggtggtggaactcACGGTGTCCAGCTCTGCGAGGATCTTGGACACCACCTCTGGGTTCCTCGTGAGGAGGTAGAAGAACCAGGAGAGCCCCGAGCCGGTCGTGTCGCGGCCGGCCAGCATGAGGTTCATGGTCGTGTCGCGGAGGAAGCCGTCGACGACCGTTCTGGCTTCGTCGTCGATGTAGGAGGAGAGCAGGTCCGCCGAGTCCTCGATGCCGCCTCTGGCCTTCACCGCCTCCCGCCGCTTGGCGATCGTGTCGCCGATGAACCGGTCGATGTCGCGCCACGCCACGGCCATCTTCCGCTCGTACCCGACCCCGAGCCACCGCACCAGCTTCCACCACGACGGAGGGAGCACGTTGCGGAGGAGGAGCACGTCCATGGCATCGTCCATGGCGCGCGCGAACGGCACTTCCGGGAACCCGATGGCCAGGCAGCCGGGGTCGACGCCGAACACCAGCGTGGTCGTCGTGTCGAACGTCAGCCTGAGGAACACGTCCTGCAGGTCGCACACGCcggtgccgccgccggcgacgTGGGCGAGCAGCGGGAGCAGGTCGCGCTCGACCTTGCGCCGGCTGCACCGTGTCACGAAGGCCCGGAACCTTGGGCCGGACATGAGAAGCTGCGCCTTGGCGCGCTGGCGGCGCCAGGAGTCGCCGTCGGCGTTGAAGATGCCGCCACCGAGGATGTCCATGATCTCGGCGAACTCGGGGCCCTTGGGGTAGTTGGCGAAGTTGGAGGTGAAGACGTGGCGGACGTTGGCCGGAtcggaggtgaggaagagctccaTGCCCGAACGCGGCGGGCCGACGAAGCGGAAGTTGAGCGGGCTGGCGGTGAGCAGGGAGGTGACCCAGTCGTGGAGGCGCGGGAGGTTGGCGAGGAGCGCCGGGAGCATGCCCACCAGCGGCCACTCCAGCGGGATCACCGGGTTCTTCCGCTTGGACCTGGCGTGGAAGTAGTAGAAGACGACGAAGCATAGCAAGGAGAGCGAGAGCTCGAAGAAGGAGACGGGCGCCATTTTTGCCAGCTCCCTTGCACCGTTGCACGCTGCACGCACGTACGTGATGAAGGTCGAGGCGAGGTGGAGCGCGCCAATGGTGGTGTGGAGTTGGAGACGGAGACTGGCGAACGTTTGGAGGGTCACTCACCTATATGTACTCATACTCGAGCAGAGCATAATCAATGCCGGGTTTGGCTTTCATTTGAGATGGTACTCCTGATTGGCAGTCTGTTCACAAACAAATTGTTTTGAATATGATTGATCATCACAATTCACAAACGTGGATTTGAAATCTTGAGACCAGTGGTGTAGGTGCAGTCTGTTCATGGTCATTTTTAATTTAGAGTGAAGTCCACAAATATGCACCTGGAAAGTCAACAAAATTAGTTGTCAATTTCCAAGATATGGGTATAACATTTTCAATTGAATTTCAACTAGTATAACGCATCGTGTACCGTACACACATGGTTGATACAACATAATAAATTAAAGGTGAGAAAtatggtactccctcctttccgatgtATAGGGTTGATCTCAATTCTTTCGTTTTTCCGACTTAAAAGGTCTCATCTTCATCTCCTATTGAGATTTCGAGGTAGCATACTCCGATTGCGTGTGCTGATCGATGCTGGTGTCACTTTCCTGGCAGTTGCATGCTGACATAAATGATTGAGTGCGTACGTGGCTTGATAGCATAAGCCACATGCACATGCATGAAGTGATAGGCCTGCCCGGGCTTGCCACCGAATCACGGATGTGTACGTGTGGATGCAAGTTGCAAGAAGACACCCGGCAGTGGGAGGGAACGTTGAGTGAGGCAGAGAAATGGTGGATATATCATATGCGTGGAGATGGTTCCGATTGATATCCTGGACCCTGGACTGGACCAGCCGTcggtgtgcatgcatgtgtactttGCTCCCTTGCAGCTGGAGTACGTACACACAAATATATATAGTTTGATTAATGTTAACTGCATGCATGTGCTATCTTGAACACCTACGCGCGTGGCTTGCTATGCATCGTCCATCCTTGCTAATCGGGTACTAGTATACTGTATGATCTCGGCCATGCATGCCTATCACAATTTATGGGTCACCGCCGCATGCACCAGCCGGGAGACCCAACCTCGTTGACTTAGCCGGCCATGCATCCGGTGGATGCGCACTTTCTTCAATACCCGCGCATTGCTGCAGTGAGACGGTTGCAATATACGTTGATGACATTTGATTGTGTGAAATATAAATGTTTAGATTAATGACATATGAATTAAATTTAAAATACATATGGCTTGCTATATTTGATTATGTACAattgtaaaatatttattgaatatagaTAGAATAATAACATAGAAAAGTTTTCCATGCATGATTGTATGTGGTGGTGGGTCTTTATCACGCatgattgcatgttgaggtgggccttATCTCATCCATAACTGTATGTTGATATGACATGCTTGCATGTTGTGATAAATAAGTTAAAGCATCTACAACCATGGACATAAAATCCGGGCCCTAAAACGCCCGCGGACGCGCGCATCCGCGGGCAGTGACTGCACACACCTCATATTTTCTGCCATGCATCCGAGTACGTCATATTTTATCCCTTAGATCCATACAAAAAGCATGAGATAAAAAATTACGTACAATGCAAATGAGACTAGTGTAAACTACACATCGTCCTCGTCGGAGATGTCCGCTATCTCCTTTCTGAGTGCCAGGTAGATGAGTGCATAGGagggctccgcctcctcctcctcctcatccatgCATGTAGGCAAGCATCTCACGACATCCGATTCCTGCTCCGCCTGGAGTATACGACAGTTGGCCTCCGTCTCTGCCTCCAACTTAAGGGAATCGAGGATTGCCTGCTTCTCCGCCCATAGATCTACATCCTCACGTCCACATCCTGCTTCGCGTCCGCATCGACCTGcaactccacctcctcctggaACTTCTCCTCCTCCTCGAACTCCTCTTCCAGATCCGTCGCGTCCCGTGGTAGCCCCTCGGCGTTCGGCCTTCATGCCTTGCCCGAATCAACTCAAGGAGCTGCAGCTGGCGCCCTGGAGTTAGATAGCTCACTCGTCGTCGTTGTGGCATGGCTACTTGACTATGGTTGCGGGTGAGTGGCCAACTTTTGAAGAGTAAGGCGACGAGGGACGAGGGGGGCGGGGTGGATGGGCTCGGGTTGGCGGCGCCGAGAGGGTGGAAGTGGATGTTGTTAGGGCTTGGGGACACCGTTCGGCTTAAATAGCCGGAATTTGGCCCTCGGGTGACAAGTCGGAGCGGCGCCACGCGGCGTTCACGCCCCACCGCAGGAGATTGTCATCGGACCATCGGGTTTTCGGGTATTTTCTTGTGGGACCTCATCGTCAGTCCGATGTGGCGGACGCGTCGGTCATGCCCGGACCTCTCCATATTCGCCCTATATTTGGACTGGATATGAGAGGTGCCGGTCAGCCCGATCGTTTGATGCCCGTTTGAGGCGTCCCTCTAGGCCGGGTTTTTTGACCAGTCCCTGACCAGTCTGTCCGCCTGGTCGTTTGAGGCGGGTTTGAGGTGGCCGGCTGTAGATGCATTTAGTGGAGTTTAATCTCTTaggtactacctccgtctcggtgaataagtcattcgcgtagttctagatcgacgatttaactatctaaatatgtattatatgtgacaaaaatatatatttagaaactacattcgtgtagaaatctagtgatatacttttcatgacatataacacatatttaattgctcaaatcgatgacctagaactacgcaaatgacttattcacctagacggaggtagtactccctccgtctaggtgagtaagtcatcttaggttgtgcacagTGACCAAGGAAGAGGGAAAAACAAGaaaacttaatgttcatttgctaattaatatcattgcatgcactaaccactgcatgtcgtgtttggtagtctcaagtcattaaaaacatgcacacccgacatctcttattggttgatacgtcaagaaacaagaaacaagataTAATTTAATGCACCGTGCTTAAGTGCTTTGGAATTATTtagttttcataagatgacttacacacctagacggaaggAGTATATAGTATTCCTCCTGTCGCTTTCTCAAAATTGAAGGGTTTGCTTGGTGCCGATTTTTCTTAGCAAAATCGCCTAGTTTTCCCCATCTTTATGTCTGGCGAAGCTGAAGTTGGTCTCTTTTTTTTTTGATAAAAAGAAATCTGAAGTTGGTGGAGGCGAAACATTGTTGAGGATGTGAGCATACCAGGCTTTTGGAAAAAAACACCCAGGAGGAGTCACATGAACAATATATTAAGATATAGATAAAGAGCCCATCTAGTGAGCTACCAAAAATTCCCTTACGACATCGAAGTCCTCAAAAAAAGATATTCCCTTACGACAGAAGCTGAACCCTGGTCAGCCCCTTCGACTCGAGAATTCGTAGAGCCACGCAGATGGGGGACACGCACTTGCGAAAACATCTCTAACCATGGCTCTACGCAGTGACCCGATCAGATATGAGTAATGTTTGTGTGCGACGCATCGGCTAAACGCTCGGGCCGGTCGTTCCTGCGCTGTACGATAGAAACGCCCCTGGCCACTCGTTTTGTGGGTCCCAGCACTCTCTCATCCTTATCTCCCCAGCCCCTCGCATCTCTTTTTCTCCTTTCCCTTTCCATCGGCAGCCATGGGAGCCGCAGCCGCGACCTTGctcatctccttcctctctctaCTCCTCTCTCCCCTACCCCCATCCTACAGAGGGCTATTGAGAGCGCCTGTGCGACACCATTCAGAGCTGCTGCAAAGGGGGAGTTCGCCACCATGGGTCACCCAGGTGAGCTCGTCGCCATGGTGCGTGCGTCGTCGCCCTCGAATGCTGCGACCACACCTGCTGTTGCTGCCCTCTTTTTCTGGGTAGGGGACGGCAGGCGGGGGTGCTGCAAGCAGCGGAGCCCCGTGTTTTTGGGCAGGCGATGACGAGCTACAAGCGAGCGGCCACCACCAACCACCGATGCGATTCGACGGCGGAGATGCTGCTACACTAGCGTGGCGGAGCTACAACCGTAGTTCAGCGGAGCTACAACCGTAGGCCGGTGGAGTTGCAATCGGCAAAATAAATGCTGGAACCGGCGACAACCGTGTTGCGATGGCCACGGCGGTGATCCATCAATGCTGGGACCAACAATTTTTTTGCTGGAAGCGGTGATTTTTTTTGCTACGACCCGCGGTGATGATTCAtagtttttgctggaaccattttCCTTTTTTGTTGCAAGCGTGATTTCTTTTTGTTACCACCGTTTTGATTTTGTTGGAATAAACATTCATTATTTTTGTTACAATCGTCTtgcatttttgctggaaccagcggaTTTTTCTGCTACAACTGTTCTTCAGTTTTGCTGGAACGGACACGCCCTTTTTGTTTGCAATTTTGACAATGACGAGCGTGCCGGTGGTGAGCGCCGACGGCGAGCGACGGGCCTGTCGCTgtcggagctgcaaacttcgctaTCGGAGCTGCAACTGTTGCCTACAGCTGTTGCATGCGTGAAGCCATCGACAAGTGCAagcggcgaccggcggcggcgacggcgacgagtgTTCGGCCGCTGGTGACGAGGACACCCGGCGAGAGCGGCCCGACGACGAAGACAACCGGCAAGGTGCGGCAACTGGAGAGCGTGTGTCCCGGCAAGGCGATGGGAGCGATGAGAGGCAGGAGGATTTTTTTTGTACGCACTTGTGAGGAAGACAACTGCATCAATCGTGCTGCTGCAAGCAACTTAATTAAACGGCTGAAACTGGACCGGCGGAACTATtaggccggcgcaccggcgcctattAGTCGCCTTCCCATCAAAACTAGCTGAAAAATTGATGGAAATTCTTAACCCCATGAATACGAGACAATATACATGTTTAGTCTGTACAATTGCTTGCATGGACCGCTCTTATATGCCTTGTACTTGTGCGTATGCTACTTCCTCCGTCCTGTTACGTACCCTATTTGACGAGTTCGCTACACTGTTCATCTCCTTCCTTCTTTCTTGGTGTCTTCAGCTCTTAGCTTCCAGAGGTCCAGTAATGTGGCGCCGGACTGGGTCCGCAACGACCCAGATCGCCGCAGCGTGGACGCTCGACCGCTCCGTAACGACTATGAAGACAGCcgccaggcgccgccgccgccttgacaGCGAGCTCGCCAAGATTGACGAGGAGTGGTTGTTTAGGGAC is a genomic window containing:
- the LOC123093733 gene encoding alkane hydroxylase MAH1, with the translated sequence MAPVSFFELSLSLLCFVVFYYFHARSKRKNPVIPLEWPLVGMLPALLANLPRLHDWVTSLLTASPLNFRFVGPPRSGMELFLTSDPANVRHVFTSNFANYPKGPEFAEIMDILGGGIFNADGDSWRRQRAKAQLLMSGPRFRAFVTRCSRRKVERDLLPLLAHVAGGGTGVCDLQDVFLRLTFDTTTTLVFGVDPGCLAIGFPEVPFARAMDDAMDVLLLRNVLPPSWWKLVRWLGVGYERKMAVAWRDIDRFIGDTIAKRREAVKARGGIEDSADLLSSYIDDEARTVVDGFLRDTTMNLMLAGRDTTGSGLSWFFYLLTRNPEVVSKILAELDTVSSTTTTPDGMVTYDPDELGRLVYLHAALCESLRLYPPVPMEHKGVVAAEALPSGHEVRPGEKVMVSLYAMGRMEAVWGKDCREFRPERWIGEDGKPRYVPSYKFVSFNSGPRTCLGKDMALVQLKAVAAAVVRNFEVEAVAGQVVEPKISIILHIKNGFRARIKRRHAGA